The sequence CGCCTGGGGAGATCTTGACATCGTCGAAGTATAATCCGTCAGTCCGCCGGCAGGGCTCGAACGAAACACGCGAGGACTCCATGAAGAAAAGGATCATTCTCCGCTTTAAGAAAGACACCATCGACAAGCCCATCGTCTACCGGCTCGTCAAGGATTACAATCTGGTCTTCAACATCCTGAGGGCCAACATATCCCCCAGGGCAGAGTCCCTCATGGTCATGGAGGTGGAGGGCACGGAGACGAATTTCAAGAAGGCCGTCAGGTACCTCAAAGACCTCAACATCGACACGGAA comes from Syntrophorhabdus sp. and encodes:
- a CDS encoding 4Fe-4S dicluster domain-containing protein, yielding MKKRIILRFKKDTIDKPIVYRLVKDYNLVFNILRANISPRAESLMVMEVEGTETNFKKAVRYLKDLNIDTEPMEQDINRDETRCVHCGLCTSVCAPGALFIRDRKTMKVEFDYTRCVACELCVRVCPVKAMNVSFE